A window of Castanea sativa cultivar Marrone di Chiusa Pesio chromosome 1, ASM4071231v1 contains these coding sequences:
- the LOC142618553 gene encoding aminomethyltransferase, mitochondrial-like: protein MRGAGLWQLGQSITRRLAQSDKKTVARRYFASEAELKKTVLYDFHVAHGGKMVPFAGWSMPIQYKDSIMDSTVNCRQNGSLFDVSHMCGLSLKGKDCVPFLEKLVIADVAGLTPGAGTLTVFTNEKGGAIDDSVITKVKDDHIYLVVNAGCRDKDLAHIEEHMKAFKAKGGDVSWHIHDERSLLALQGPLAAPTLQHLTKEDLSKIYFGDFNILDINGAHCFLTRTGYTGEDGFEISVPSENAVDLAKAILEKSEGKVRLTGLGARDSLRLEAGLCLYGNDMEQHVTPVEAGLTWAIGKRRRAEGGFLGAEVILKQLESGPPVRRVGFFSSGPPPRSHSEVQDDKGKSIGEVTSGGFSPCLKKNIAMGYVKSGSHKAGTKVKILIRGKAYDGVVTKMPFVPTKYYKPA, encoded by the exons ATGAGAGGGGCTGGTTTGTGGCAACTTGGGCAATCAATAACCCGCCGTCTTGCTCAGTCTGATAAGAAGACTGTAGCTCGTCGATACTTTGCTTCAGAAGCAGAGCTCAAAAAGACAGTTCTTTATGACTTCCATGTTGCCCATGGCGGGAAGATGGTGCCATTTGCTGGATGGAGCATGCCCATCCAGTACAAGGACTCAATCATGGATTCTACTGTAAATTGTAGGCAGAATGGTAGCCTTTTTGATGTCTCCCATATGTGCGGGTTGAGCCTCAAGGGGAAGGACTGTGTACCTTTTCTTGAAAAGCTTGTCATTGCTGATGTTGCTGGGTTAACCCCCGGAGCTGGGACGCTTACTGTCTTTACAAATGAAAAGGGAGGAGCAATTGATGATTCAGTGATTACAAAGGTGAAGGATGATCACATATACCTGGTCGTCAATGCAGGGTGTAGGGATAAGGATCTGGCTCACATTGAAGAGCATATGAAGGCATTTAAGGCTAAAGGTGGGGATGTCTCATGGCACATACATGATGAGAGGTCTCTTCTAGCTCTCCAG GGTCCTCTAGCTGCTCCAACTCTTCAGCACTTGACAAAAGAGGACTTGAGCAAGATTTACTTTGGGGATTTCAATATCTTGGATATCAATGGAGCGCACTGCTTTCTAACTAGGACAGg GTACACTGGTGAAGATGGTTTTGAAATCTCTGTGCCTTCAGAGAATGCAGTAGATCTTGCCAAAGCAATTTTGGAGAAATCTGAAGGGAAGGTAAGGTTGACTGGTCTAGGTGCTAGGGACAGTCTCCGACTTGAAGCTGGGCTCTGCTTATATGGtaatgacatggaacaacatgTAACTCCTGTAGAGGCAGGACTCACATGGGCCATAGGGAAGAGAAGAAGGGCTGAAGGTGGTTTTCTAGGTGCTGAGGTGATACTTAAGCAACTTGAATCCGGCCCACCTGTCAGGCGTGTTGGATTTTTCTCTTCAGGACCACCTCCCAGAAGCCACAGTGAGGTTCAGGATGACAAAGGAAAAAGCATTGGGGAAGTCACCAGTGGAGGATTTAGCCCTTGCCTTAAGAAGAATATAGCTATGGGGTATGTGAAATCTGGATCACACAAGGCAGGCACCAAAGTTAAGATTCTGATTCGAGGAAAGGCCTATGATGGGGTAGTCACGAAAATGCCATTTGTGCCAACAAAATACTACAAGCCGGCTTAA
- the LOC142636268 gene encoding zinc finger transcription factor YY1 isoform X1 yields the protein MEMQYTHTLFERRPIVKSKTPAVKWFKEWVPQDVVATGGKCLVMKWVTEESLKALKEKAKEPEPPEPEPEPTTEVLFLCSYEGCGKTFIDAGALRKHSHIHGERQYVCHYEGCGKKFLDSSKLKRHFLIHTGERDFICPHEGCGKAFSLDFNLRSHMKTHSQENYHICPYPDCGKRYAHEYKLKNHIASHHEKNVPVDVAKYTPPLEKQNKAPKPSSGVYASASSDRPYACPYEGCEKAYIHEYKLKLHLRREHPGHTSDENAENAAANADNEMDEASDQDAYVGKRSNGKSQKQSRPKPNLKLPPAKITQRKGSTPSPAPVNVMKKPWPAKEEAYEEEDSEETEEDRDNVEDGWRYAENNEDDDEETEYED from the exons ATGGAGATGCAGTACACTCACACTCTATTCGAAAGGCGCCCCATTGTCAAGTCCAAAACCCCCGCTGTTAAATGGTTCAAAGAATG gGTGCCCCAAGATGTTGTAGCAACTGGTGGGAAATGCTTGGTCATGAAATGGGTCACTG AGGAAAGCTTGAAGGCCTTGAAAGAGAAGGCAAAAGAGCCAGAGCCACCAGAGCCAGAACCAGAACCAACGACTGAAGTACTTTTCCTTTGCAGCTATGAAGGCTGTGGGAAGACCTTTATTGATGCTGGTGCTTTGAGGAAGCATTCTCACATCCATGGGGAGAGACAATATGTTTGTCATTATGAGGGTTGTGGAAAG AAATTTTTAGATAGTTCAAAGTTGAAAAGGCACTTTCTAATTCATACGGGAGAAAGAGATTTTATATGTCCTCATGAAGGCTGTGGCAAG GCATTTTCCCTGGATTTCAACCTAAGGTCGCACATGAAAACACATTCACAGGAAAATTATCATATATGCCCATACCCAGATTGTGGAAAGAGATATGCTCATGAGTACAAGCTAAAGAACCACATTGCATCTCACCATGAAAAG AACGTGCCTGTGGATGTGGCAAAGTACACCCCACCCTTAGAAAAGCAGAACAAAGCTCCTAAGCCTTCTTCTGGGGTTTATGCATCTGCATCATCTGACCGCCCTTATGCGTGTCCTTACGAAGGGTGTGAAAAGGCCTACATCCATGAATACAAGCTTAAACTCCATTTGAGGAGAGAGCATCCTGGGCACACATCTGATGAGAATGCGGAGAATGCTGCTGCTAATGCTGATAATGAGATGGATGAAGCCAGTGATCAAGATGCTTATGTTGGAAAACGTTCAAATGGAAAAAGTCAGAAACAAAGCAGGCCCAAACCAAACTTGAAGTTGCCTCCTGCAAAAATTACACAGCGCAAAGGCTCGACTCCATCTCCTGCACCTGTAAATGTAATGAAAAAACCATGGCCTGCCAAAGAAGAAGCTTATGAGGAAGAAGATAGTGAAGAAACAGAGGAGGACCGTGACAATGTTGAGGATGGTTGGAGGTACGCAGAAAataatgaggatgatgatgaagaaacaGAGTATGAAGACTAG
- the LOC142636268 gene encoding zinc finger transcription factor YY1 isoform X2: protein MEMQYTHTLFERRPIVKSKTPAVKWFKEWVPQDVVATGGKCLVMKWVTEESLKALKEKAKEPEPPEPEPEPTTEVLFLCSYEGCGKTFIDAGALRKHSHIHGERQYVCHYEGCGKAFSLDFNLRSHMKTHSQENYHICPYPDCGKRYAHEYKLKNHIASHHEKNVPVDVAKYTPPLEKQNKAPKPSSGVYASASSDRPYACPYEGCEKAYIHEYKLKLHLRREHPGHTSDENAENAAANADNEMDEASDQDAYVGKRSNGKSQKQSRPKPNLKLPPAKITQRKGSTPSPAPVNVMKKPWPAKEEAYEEEDSEETEEDRDNVEDGWRYAENNEDDDEETEYED from the exons ATGGAGATGCAGTACACTCACACTCTATTCGAAAGGCGCCCCATTGTCAAGTCCAAAACCCCCGCTGTTAAATGGTTCAAAGAATG gGTGCCCCAAGATGTTGTAGCAACTGGTGGGAAATGCTTGGTCATGAAATGGGTCACTG AGGAAAGCTTGAAGGCCTTGAAAGAGAAGGCAAAAGAGCCAGAGCCACCAGAGCCAGAACCAGAACCAACGACTGAAGTACTTTTCCTTTGCAGCTATGAAGGCTGTGGGAAGACCTTTATTGATGCTGGTGCTTTGAGGAAGCATTCTCACATCCATGGGGAGAGACAATATGTTTGTCATTATGAGGGTTGTGGAAAG GCATTTTCCCTGGATTTCAACCTAAGGTCGCACATGAAAACACATTCACAGGAAAATTATCATATATGCCCATACCCAGATTGTGGAAAGAGATATGCTCATGAGTACAAGCTAAAGAACCACATTGCATCTCACCATGAAAAG AACGTGCCTGTGGATGTGGCAAAGTACACCCCACCCTTAGAAAAGCAGAACAAAGCTCCTAAGCCTTCTTCTGGGGTTTATGCATCTGCATCATCTGACCGCCCTTATGCGTGTCCTTACGAAGGGTGTGAAAAGGCCTACATCCATGAATACAAGCTTAAACTCCATTTGAGGAGAGAGCATCCTGGGCACACATCTGATGAGAATGCGGAGAATGCTGCTGCTAATGCTGATAATGAGATGGATGAAGCCAGTGATCAAGATGCTTATGTTGGAAAACGTTCAAATGGAAAAAGTCAGAAACAAAGCAGGCCCAAACCAAACTTGAAGTTGCCTCCTGCAAAAATTACACAGCGCAAAGGCTCGACTCCATCTCCTGCACCTGTAAATGTAATGAAAAAACCATGGCCTGCCAAAGAAGAAGCTTATGAGGAAGAAGATAGTGAAGAAACAGAGGAGGACCGTGACAATGTTGAGGATGGTTGGAGGTACGCAGAAAataatgaggatgatgatgaagaaacaGAGTATGAAGACTAG
- the LOC142622865 gene encoding ubiquitin-like domain-containing CTD phosphatase, with product MAASASASASASASTATSSSVPEEELTLTVKWSGKEYTVRVCGDDSVGELKRRICELTTVLPKRQKLLYPKLIASRLADDSVLLSQLPLKSSLKMTMIGTIEDDLLVEQVDSPEVIDDFELGNEEGVEVQIKDKDVNKQKLRRRIDQYKIELKNPCREGKKLLVLDIDYTLFDHRSTAENPLELMRPYLHEFLTAAYAEYDIMIWSATSIKWVELKMGQLGVLSNPNYKITALLDHLAMITVQSDSRGIFDCKPLGLIWAQFPEFYSSKNTIMFDDLRRNFVMNPQNGLIIKPFRKAHANRDNDQELVKLTQYLLAIAELDDLSTLNHNHWERFTEDNVKRPRHA from the exons ATGGCAGCTTCAGCTTCTGCTTCGGCTTCGGCTTCGGCTTCGACAGCAACATCATCGTCAGTGCCAGAGGAAGAGCTGACGCTGACAGTGAAATGGAGTGGGAAGGAGTACACGGTCCGAGTTTGTGGGGACGACTCAGTGGGCGAGTTGAAACGCCGAATCTGTGAGTTAACCACCGTGTTGCCCAAACGCCAAAAGCTTCTGTACCCAAAACTCATTGCCTCAAGACTCGCCGATGACTCTGTTTTGCTCTCTCAACTCCCCCTCAAGTCTTCTCTTAAGATGACCATGATTGG TACCATTGAAGATGATCTACTTGTGGAGCAAGTTGACTCTCCAGAGGTTATTGATGATTTCGAACTTGGGAATGAGGAAGGTGTTGAAGTTCAAATTAAAGATAAAGATGTGAATAAGCAAAAATTGAGGAGACGTATTGATCAATACAAG ATTGAACTTAAGAATCCATGTCGTGAAGGAAAAAAGCTGCTTGTTCTAGATATTGATTATACTCTATTTGATCACAGATCAACAGCTGAGAACCCACTTGAACTTATGCGGCCTT ATCTACATGAGTTTCTTACAGCTGCTTATGCAGAGTATGATATCATGATATGGTCCGCAACGAG CATCAAGTGGGTTGAGCTAAAGATGGGACAGCTTGGGGTACTCAGCAATCCTAACTACAAAATCACAGCTCTTCTAGACCACTTAGCAATGATCACCGTGCAATCAGATTCTCGTGGTATCTTTGATTGCAAGCCACTAGGCTTGATTTGGGCTCAGTTCCCTGAG TTCTACAGTTCGAAAAACACTATCATGTTCGATGATTTGCGAAGAAATTTTGTGATGAACCCACAAAATGGTTTGATCATCAAGCCATTCAGGAAGGCTCATGCAAACCGGGACAATGATCAGGAGCTTGTGAAGCTTACCCAATACTTGCTGGCCATTGCAGAACTTGACGACTTGAGTACACTTAATCATAATCATTGGGAGAGATTCACTGAGGATAATGTCAAAAGACCTAGGCACGCTTGA